GGAACCACTTCCATCTCCTCTGCCGCATGCTCCCTCCTGACTCGTTTTCTGACGAAGAAGTAATTGAGCGCATAAAGCTCTACTACGGGGACAGGCGAAAAATTACGCTTACCCCTGACAGGATTCCCTATTTCAGGAAACGCTTTTCTGATCTTTCGCGGTTTGTGCAGGAGATAAAGCAGCGGTTTTCCAGGTGGTACAACAAGATTCACGACCGCAAGGGCT
The DNA window shown above is from Thermodesulfatator atlanticus DSM 21156 and carries:
- a CDS encoding transposase — its product is MARIPRKFIKNPEAAYHIISRTALPGHNVLGPAEKDHLLHLFRWLSKVFFVEVYGFCIMGNHFHLLCRMLPPDSFSDEEVIERIKLYYGDRRKITLTPDRIPYFRKRFSDLSRFVQEIKQRFSRWYNKIHDRKG